The proteins below are encoded in one region of Limnohabitans sp. 63ED37-2:
- a CDS encoding 4-hydroxyphenylpyruvate dioxygenase produces the protein MSLNKLDREDVPDMPNRLGIAGIEFIEYATSRPQALGQVLENMGFRPVARHRSREVTLYRQGTMNLVVNASPDDARVSSTVDGQPAISAVAFRVQDALKAHTRCLDLGAWNVDSHAQAMELHIPAIHGPGGSRFYFVDRWQEFSIYDIDFKPIPTVNPNPPALAGMSYFGVVQYIGAARSADWQTYYEHMFDFSSIPDEERFGILPKGKLMKSPCGSFLWQLVEPEPWMDGDDSPESLQRIGFGVPDVGQAVAALKAQGVEFVESTQLHPEDRGALTRAALGSVAFELVHQ, from the coding sequence ATGAGCCTGAACAAATTGGACCGCGAAGACGTGCCGGACATGCCCAACCGATTGGGCATCGCGGGCATTGAGTTCATTGAATACGCCACCAGCCGACCACAGGCCTTGGGCCAGGTGCTCGAAAACATGGGCTTTCGCCCAGTGGCCCGCCACCGCTCGCGAGAGGTCACGCTGTACCGCCAAGGCACGATGAACCTGGTGGTCAACGCCAGCCCAGATGACGCCCGTGTGAGCAGTACGGTTGACGGTCAGCCCGCGATTTCGGCCGTGGCTTTTCGGGTGCAGGATGCCCTGAAGGCACACACCCGCTGCCTGGATTTGGGTGCATGGAACGTGGACAGCCATGCCCAGGCCATGGAGTTGCACATCCCCGCCATCCACGGGCCGGGCGGCAGCCGTTTTTACTTTGTGGACCGCTGGCAAGAGTTCTCGATCTACGACATCGACTTCAAGCCCATCCCCACCGTGAACCCCAACCCACCTGCGCTGGCAGGCATGAGCTACTTCGGCGTGGTGCAGTACATCGGTGCGGCCCGCAGCGCCGATTGGCAGACCTATTACGAACACATGTTCGACTTCAGCAGCATCCCCGATGAGGAGCGCTTTGGCATTTTGCCCAAGGGCAAGTTGATGAAAAGCCCCTGCGGCAGCTTCTTGTGGCAACTGGTGGAGCCCGAGCCCTGGATGGACGGTGACGACAGCCCCGAGAGCTTGCAACGCATTGGTTTTGGCGTGCCTGATGTGGGGCAGGCCGTGGCAGCGCTCAAGGCGCAGGGCGTGGAGTTTGTCGAGTCG
- a CDS encoding shikimate dehydrogenase family protein — translation MINGHTEIIAHIGYPTHTFKSPMIYNPYFNEAGINAVVVPMGCKAEHYPVFLRSVFSLENIRGALITMPHKVSTVGLIDEVTAAVRVAGACNAVKRLADGRLVGDMFDGAGFVRGVQRKGFDLTGKRVLVVGTGGVGCAIAASLAGAGIAAISLFDVNAACCEALAQRLKDNHPHIEVRTGSNDPLGHDLVVNATPLGMNEGDPLPLDVTRLSPETFVGEVVMRAETTAFLAAAQARGCPTQVGTDMLYEQIPAYLEFFGLPTTTADVLRRGARLSY, via the coding sequence ATGATCAACGGCCACACAGAAATCATTGCGCACATCGGCTACCCCACACACACCTTCAAGTCCCCGATGATCTACAACCCGTACTTCAACGAGGCGGGTATCAACGCGGTGGTGGTGCCCATGGGTTGCAAAGCCGAGCACTACCCGGTTTTCCTCCGGTCGGTGTTCAGCCTCGAAAACATCCGGGGTGCGCTGATCACCATGCCGCACAAGGTCAGCACCGTGGGTTTGATCGATGAAGTCACCGCCGCCGTGCGCGTGGCGGGGGCTTGCAACGCGGTCAAGCGACTGGCCGATGGCCGCCTGGTGGGTGACATGTTTGACGGTGCCGGTTTTGTGCGCGGCGTCCAGCGCAAGGGTTTTGACCTGACCGGCAAACGCGTGCTGGTCGTGGGTACAGGGGGCGTGGGTTGTGCGATTGCCGCATCACTCGCGGGCGCAGGCATTGCTGCCATCAGCCTGTTCGATGTGAACGCCGCTTGCTGCGAGGCATTGGCCCAGCGGCTCAAAGACAACCACCCGCACATTGAGGTGCGCACCGGCTCGAACGATCCGCTGGGGCATGACCTGGTCGTCAACGCCACGCCCTTGGGCATGAACGAAGGCGACCCGCTGCCCCTGGATGTGACGCGCTTGTCGCCCGAAACTTTTGTGGGCGAGGTGGTCATGCGTGCCGAGACGACCGCATTTTTGGCAGCGGCCCAAGCACGCGGCTGCCCCACCCAGGTGGGGACCGACATGCTGTACGAGCAAATCCCTGCTTATCTGGAATTTTTTGGCCTGCCCACCACCACGGCTGATGTGCTGCGCCGTGGGGCGCGGCTGAGCTATTGA
- a CDS encoding TRAP transporter substrate-binding protein, with protein MKRVFIKSLIATVALAAMGVASAQDRTIKFANQNAAGHPIVQGMEKFKEIVEKQSGGKLKVNLFPGGALGSDQANVSAIQGGTLEMASMNSGIFASQVKDFAVFDFPFLFASGQEADVVVDGAFGKKMHAKLEEKGLVGLGYYELGFRNLTNGRRAINKVADIEGLKLRVIPNPINVDWVKALGANPTPLPFPELYAALEQKAVDGQENPVATINGAKLYEVQKHLTLTGHQYNPQSIVISKKFWDTLSAADKKILSDAAAESSKFQRAQARAQEASLLENLKKGGMQVTTLPAAEVAILREKMKPVIAKHGEPIAATVAELQAELAKLRK; from the coding sequence ATGAAACGTGTATTCATCAAGTCCTTGATCGCCACCGTGGCGTTGGCCGCCATGGGCGTGGCTTCGGCGCAAGACAGGACCATCAAATTCGCCAACCAGAACGCAGCGGGACACCCCATCGTTCAGGGCATGGAAAAGTTCAAAGAGATCGTCGAGAAGCAGTCCGGCGGCAAGCTCAAGGTCAACCTGTTCCCAGGTGGCGCATTGGGCAGCGACCAAGCCAACGTCTCGGCCATTCAGGGCGGCACTTTGGAGATGGCCTCGATGAACTCCGGCATCTTTGCCTCGCAGGTCAAAGACTTCGCCGTGTTTGACTTCCCCTTCCTGTTCGCCAGTGGCCAAGAAGCCGATGTGGTGGTTGACGGTGCCTTTGGCAAAAAGATGCACGCCAAGCTGGAAGAAAAAGGCCTGGTTGGTCTGGGCTACTACGAACTGGGCTTTCGCAACCTGACCAACGGCCGCCGCGCCATCAACAAGGTCGCGGACATCGAAGGCCTGAAGCTGCGAGTGATCCCCAACCCGATCAACGTGGACTGGGTCAAGGCGCTGGGTGCCAACCCCACACCACTGCCATTCCCAGAGCTGTACGCTGCGCTGGAACAAAAGGCTGTGGACGGTCAGGAAAACCCTGTGGCCACCATCAACGGCGCCAAGCTGTATGAAGTGCAAAAGCACCTGACCTTGACCGGTCACCAGTACAACCCCCAGTCGATCGTGATCAGCAAAAAGTTCTGGGACACCTTGTCTGCTGCTGACAAGAAAATCCTGAGCGATGCCGCTGCCGAGTCGTCCAAGTTCCAGCGTGCCCAGGCCCGTGCCCAGGAAGCGAGCTTGCTCGAGAACCTGAAAAAAGGCGGCATGCAAGTGACGACCTTGCCCGCAGCCGAAGTGGCCATCTTGCGCGAGAAGATGAAGCCCGTGATTGCCAAGCACGGCGAGCCGATTGCGGCCACCGTGGCCGAGCTGCAAGCCGAGCTGGCCAAGCTGCGCAAGTAA